ATATGATTCTTGGTTTGCACAATAAAAAGCCTTTCAGCAAGAATAAAATGATGAATTACGAGGCAATTAACGCCCACGGCAAGGCCTTGATAAAGGAGTTTGATATAAGGACGCCTAACGAACAGGTATTGGCGAAATCACTTTCCGGCGGCAATCAGCAGAAAGTGATAATTGCAAGAGAGTTTTACAAGAATCCAAAGCTTTTGATTGCCGCGCAACCAACCCGAGGACTCGATGTAGGCGCCATAGAATTTGTTCATAAAAGATTAATTGAACAAAGAAACAACAATAAAGCGGTTCTGCTGGTATCGATGGAGCTGGATGAAGTCATGTCTTTGGCAGACCGAATCGCTGTTATATACGATGGTAGAATAGTTGGGATTGTCGATGCCAAAAATGCAACTGAAAAAGAATTGGGAATCATGATGGCCGGAGGAATACCCGAAAGAGAGGTGAAGGGATGAAGAAAAAAGGATTCGGATGGCTTTGGGACAGCTTTAAATTGCCTTTAGTTGCAATATTATTGGGGTTTATTGTAGGAGCTTTCTTCATTTTGATTGCCGGAAAAAGCCCGGTTGTTGCCTATTCAGCTCTTTTTGCAGGGAGTCTTGGCGGTTTGAGCAAGATAGGAGAAACACTTTATAAATCCACTCCATTAATCTTTACCGGACTTTCTGTTGCATTTGCTTTTAGGACCGGGCTTTTTAACATTGGAGCAGAGGGCCAGTATATTGTGGGGTCAATAACTGCAATAGCAATAGGTTGGTATTTTCAAAATCTGCCGGCAGTAATCCTTTTGCCAATGATTTTGATTTTAGGTGCTATAGCAGGTGGCATTTGGGCTTCGATCGCCGGATTTTTAAAGGCCCGCTTCGGGGTTCATGAAGTAATTACTACAATTATGCTTAATTATACAGCTTTAATTGGTACAAACTATATTATTAGAACAATACTAAATCCCCAGGTACTGCAAGGGACTACTAAAATGGCTTATTCGGTATCTATACCCGAAAAAGCTAGGCTTGCCAAGCTGAGCCAATATATCCCGCAGTTTGGGTACTCAAGTGCCCATACCGGCATATTCATAGGTATCGTATGTGCGATTATTATCTATTATTTATTATTCAAGACAACCCTTGGATACGAGATACGTTCCGTTGGTTTCAGCCCGGATGCTGCTGAATATGGAGGCATAAGCAAAAAGAAAAATATCATTTTGGCAATGCTTATTTCAGGACTTTTAGCTGGATTGGCCGGGGCAGTACAGGTGACTGGGCTTATCTATAAGGTCAACATGTCATCGGCAATGTCAGGATATGGATTCGATGGAATAGCTGTAGCACTGGTTGCTGGAAATCATCCGTTGGGAGTGCTTGCAAGCGCATTTCTTTTTGGAGTATTGGGCAACGGTGCAAGAAAGATGCAGCTGGCCGGAATTCCAAAAGAAGTTATCGGAATCATCCAAGGAGTTATAATAATTTTTATCGCAGGAAAACTCATTGTACAGATTTTATCTAAAAAAATAAAGAAAATGAAGCAGAAGGAGGTGGAATAGATGGATAATGGAATAGTAGTAATTGTTATAGCAATTGCGGCTTCGGCAATCCGTCTTGCGACACCTTTGATATTTGCTTCCTTGGGTGGAGTGTTTTCAGAGCGTTCTGGAGTTGTTAATATTGCATTGGAAGGAATCATGATAATGGGTGCATTCTTTG
Above is a genomic segment from Peptostreptococcaceae bacterium containing:
- a CDS encoding ABC transporter permease, translated to MKKKGFGWLWDSFKLPLVAILLGFIVGAFFILIAGKSPVVAYSALFAGSLGGLSKIGETLYKSTPLIFTGLSVAFAFRTGLFNIGAEGQYIVGSITAIAIGWYFQNLPAVILLPMILILGAIAGGIWASIAGFLKARFGVHEVITTIMLNYTALIGTNYIIRTILNPQVLQGTTKMAYSVSIPEKARLAKLSQYIPQFGYSSAHTGIFIGIVCAIIIYYLLFKTTLGYEIRSVGFSPDAAEYGGISKKKNIILAMLISGLLAGLAGAVQVTGLIYKVNMSSAMSGYGFDGIAVALVAGNHPLGVLASAFLFGVLGNGARKMQLAGIPKEVIGIIQGVIIIFIAGKLIVQILSKKIKKMKQKEVE